One Natrinema marinum genomic window carries:
- a CDS encoding thiolase family protein, translating to MNSAVIVDAVRTPFGKRGGSFRDTHPQDLAAEPLEALRERNGFEPETIEDVIYGCVTPVDEQGLNIARLAPMVAGWGDIVPGVQLNRMCGSGQQAANFAAANVMAGQHDVLIAGGVEHMTRVPMGSDGADGADSGDSLTDTYFEHFDEVTHQGEGAERIAEEYGFSRSELDEIAADSQRRWKEAWDEGRYDDQITPVETELDGEEVVVEQDEHPRPGTDEETLAELPLSFREEGNGFHHPGNSSGIVDGSCALLIASEEAANAHGWEPMARIVQTEVVGVDPITMLKGPIPATENVLEQADMTIGDIDLFEVNEAFASVPAAWLEETGASWEDVNVNGGAIAHGHPLGATGAMLLTKLAHELERTGQDTALSTMCIGFGQGVATIIERV from the coding sequence ATGAACTCCGCAGTCATCGTCGACGCCGTCCGCACACCGTTCGGGAAACGCGGCGGCTCGTTCCGGGATACCCATCCGCAAGACCTCGCCGCCGAACCGCTCGAGGCGCTTCGCGAGCGCAACGGGTTCGAGCCGGAGACGATCGAGGACGTCATCTACGGTTGCGTGACGCCCGTAGACGAGCAGGGGCTGAACATCGCCAGACTCGCGCCGATGGTGGCCGGCTGGGGCGACATCGTCCCCGGCGTCCAGTTGAATCGGATGTGTGGCTCCGGCCAACAGGCGGCGAACTTCGCCGCGGCGAACGTCATGGCCGGCCAGCACGACGTGCTCATCGCGGGCGGGGTCGAACACATGACTCGCGTCCCGATGGGGTCCGACGGCGCGGACGGGGCGGACAGCGGCGACAGCCTCACCGACACCTACTTCGAGCACTTCGACGAGGTGACCCATCAGGGCGAGGGCGCCGAACGGATCGCCGAGGAATACGGCTTCTCGCGCTCGGAGCTCGACGAGATCGCCGCCGACTCCCAGCGCCGCTGGAAGGAGGCCTGGGACGAGGGCCGCTACGACGACCAGATCACGCCCGTCGAGACCGAACTCGACGGCGAGGAGGTCGTCGTCGAGCAAGACGAACACCCGCGTCCCGGCACCGACGAGGAGACGCTGGCCGAACTGCCACTGTCGTTCCGCGAGGAAGGCAACGGCTTCCACCACCCCGGGAACTCCTCGGGGATCGTCGACGGCTCCTGTGCGTTGCTGATCGCGAGCGAAGAAGCCGCAAACGCACACGGCTGGGAACCGATGGCCCGCATCGTCCAGACCGAAGTCGTCGGCGTCGACCCGATCACGATGCTGAAGGGGCCGATCCCGGCGACCGAGAACGTCCTCGAGCAGGCCGACATGACGATCGGCGATATCGATCTGTTCGAGGTCAACGAGGCGTTCGCCTCGGTGCCGGCGGCCTGGCTCGAGGAGACCGGCGCCTCCTGGGAGGACGTCAACGTCAACGGCGGCGCGATCGCCCACGGCCACCCGCTGGGCGCGACCGGCGCGATGTTGCTGACGAAGTTGGCTCACGAACTCGAGCGCACCGGCCAGGACACCGCGCTCTCGACGATGTGTATCGGCTTCGGTCAGGGGGTCGCGACGATCATCGAGCGGGTCTGA
- a CDS encoding acyl-CoA dehydrogenase family protein — protein MEYHDSEKAREVAGRVEEFMDEVVIPREREALATGEEITMDEIHEMWDMAKERDLFAPQVPEEYGGQGLDFSDMLPSFEQVGRSLIGALAIRANAPQEGNMHTLEMVGTEEQKEEWLRPLVQGDIQTAFAMTEPKVGAGSDPKMLQSTAVKDGDEWVINGHKWWTSDGLGADYYLAMVRTDLDAHPYEGTSIIMVPRDADGVEVVRNVPHLGGHGITEREGGHAEVKFENVRVPVENTIGEEGEGFQIAQMRLGGGRLTHCMRYSGMAERSLDVAKAYLQEREAFGTKLEEKQALRHRIADAETRLHAARCMVRHAARELDRSDARIEVAMSKMFAANVTNDTIDLALQCCGGNGIGKDLPIAHFYEAVRRFRIVDGADEVHRRSIARWAFEDVDAAEIENSLQFDEDLRIDALDE, from the coding sequence ATGGAGTACCACGACTCCGAGAAAGCCAGGGAGGTTGCGGGTCGCGTAGAGGAGTTCATGGACGAAGTCGTCATCCCCCGCGAGCGGGAGGCGCTCGCGACGGGCGAGGAGATCACGATGGACGAGATCCACGAGATGTGGGACATGGCCAAGGAACGGGACCTATTCGCGCCACAGGTGCCCGAAGAGTACGGCGGCCAGGGGCTCGACTTCAGCGACATGCTGCCGTCCTTCGAGCAGGTCGGGCGCTCGCTGATCGGTGCGCTCGCGATCCGCGCGAACGCGCCTCAGGAGGGCAACATGCACACCCTCGAGATGGTCGGCACGGAAGAGCAGAAAGAGGAGTGGCTCCGACCGCTCGTCCAGGGCGACATTCAGACGGCGTTCGCGATGACCGAGCCCAAGGTCGGGGCCGGCTCGGACCCGAAGATGCTCCAGAGCACCGCCGTCAAGGACGGCGACGAGTGGGTCATCAACGGCCACAAGTGGTGGACCTCCGACGGTCTCGGCGCGGACTACTATCTGGCGATGGTCCGGACCGACCTCGACGCCCATCCCTACGAGGGCACTTCGATCATCATGGTACCCCGCGACGCCGACGGCGTCGAAGTCGTCCGCAACGTCCCCCATCTGGGCGGCCACGGCATCACCGAGCGCGAGGGCGGCCACGCCGAAGTGAAGTTCGAGAACGTCCGCGTTCCCGTCGAGAACACCATCGGTGAGGAAGGTGAAGGTTTCCAGATCGCCCAGATGCGCCTCGGCGGCGGCCGACTCACCCACTGCATGCGCTACTCGGGCATGGCCGAGCGCTCGCTCGATGTCGCGAAAGCCTACCTGCAAGAACGCGAGGCCTTTGGCACGAAACTCGAGGAAAAGCAGGCGCTGCGCCATCGCATCGCCGACGCCGAGACCCGACTGCACGCCGCCCGCTGTATGGTCCGCCACGCCGCGCGCGAACTCGACCGCAGCGACGCCCGCATCGAGGTGGCAATGTCGAAGATGTTCGCTGCGAACGTCACCAACGACACCATCGACCTCGCCCTGCAGTGTTGTGGCGGTAACGGGATCGGCAAGGACCTGCCGATCGCCCACTTCTACGAGGCCGTCCGCCGGTTCCGTATCGTCGACGGGGCCGACGAGGTCCACCGGCGTTCGATCGCTCGCTGGGCCTTCGAAGACGTCGACGCGGCCGAGATCGAGAACAGCCTGCAGTTCGACGAGGATCTGCGCATCGACGCACTCGACGAGTAA
- a CDS encoding RDD family protein: MIDWKLDGFLPSQRQPEPRVETASDRDVLLARGAAAAIDLFICYVLIEFPLIYAVGEVFSGPYEALGGAIVPLSLLLLVPLYASYSFVFEWRYGRTPGKVNRGLLVVMNDGRPCTYRASAVRNLCLYVDLLGVPPLVIGLALALVTDGRRVGDHVAGTIVVRSTAPTDLDAAAASEIDTSAAARGTSDGKKN, from the coding sequence GTGATCGACTGGAAGCTAGATGGATTTCTACCGAGTCAACGGCAACCGGAACCGAGAGTCGAGACCGCCAGCGATCGAGACGTGTTGCTTGCCCGCGGCGCCGCTGCGGCTATCGATCTGTTCATCTGCTACGTACTGATCGAGTTCCCGCTGATCTATGCCGTAGGTGAAGTCTTCAGCGGTCCCTACGAAGCGCTCGGTGGAGCTATCGTCCCACTGTCGCTGCTCTTGCTCGTACCGCTTTACGCCAGTTACTCGTTCGTCTTCGAGTGGCGCTATGGGCGGACGCCGGGAAAAGTCAATCGCGGTCTCCTGGTCGTCATGAATGACGGTCGCCCGTGTACCTATCGAGCCAGTGCCGTACGGAACCTCTGTCTATACGTCGATCTGCTCGGTGTCCCCCCACTGGTCATCGGCCTCGCGTTGGCGCTGGTGACTGACGGCCGTCGCGTCGGGGACCACGTCGCGGGGACAATTGTCGTTCGCTCGACGGCACCAACGGATCTAGACGCTGCGGCCGCGTCCGAGATTGACACGAGTGCCGCCGCTCGCGGAACGAGCGACGGCAAAAAGAACTGA
- a CDS encoding carbohydrate ABC transporter permease: MASETGESIRPGRTYIPWDDLPVQRETVAGIGTVLPVVVLYLLIAVLPVAFAFWASLHDIHTLNPEWQWAGLANYREVLNISTFWGSLWRGVIYMVGSTLIQLSVGLWMALVLNRITYGQKLLTAVVFTAYLIPTIIVSLVALRVFDPLGGVFQMMGAEWFGLWGVNEAPLGSRDWAMELLILIGTWKFAVFVTIFTLAQLRAIPDRFYEAAKVCGANRWQMFRDITLPRLMGIVTVVVLLRSVFMFNKFDIIWQLTQGGPGNATTTLPVLAYKTVYTDQAYGLANAISVVMFLFLLASAIIYFKLFNPSEEVETTT; encoded by the coding sequence ATGGCCAGTGAAACTGGAGAATCAATACGACCTGGCAGGACGTACATCCCGTGGGACGACCTGCCGGTACAGCGGGAGACGGTCGCCGGTATCGGGACCGTTCTTCCCGTCGTCGTTCTGTACTTGCTCATCGCGGTGCTCCCGGTCGCGTTCGCGTTCTGGGCATCGTTACACGATATTCACACGCTCAATCCCGAGTGGCAGTGGGCTGGCCTCGCAAACTATCGCGAGGTCCTGAATATCTCCACCTTCTGGGGATCGTTATGGCGCGGTGTCATCTACATGGTTGGGAGCACGCTCATCCAACTCTCCGTCGGGCTCTGGATGGCGCTCGTGCTCAATCGTATCACGTACGGGCAGAAGTTGCTCACCGCAGTGGTCTTTACCGCCTACCTGATCCCGACAATCATCGTCTCGCTGGTGGCACTACGAGTGTTCGACCCGCTCGGGGGCGTCTTCCAGATGATGGGTGCCGAGTGGTTCGGCCTCTGGGGTGTCAACGAGGCGCCACTCGGTTCGCGGGATTGGGCGATGGAGCTACTGATCCTCATCGGTACGTGGAAGTTCGCCGTCTTCGTCACGATCTTCACGCTCGCGCAGCTGCGAGCGATCCCGGATCGATTCTACGAGGCGGCGAAGGTCTGTGGAGCCAACCGGTGGCAGATGTTCCGCGACATTACGCTGCCGCGTCTCATGGGGATCGTGACGGTCGTCGTCTTGCTCCGTTCGGTCTTCATGTTCAACAAGTTCGACATCATCTGGCAGCTCACCCAAGGCGGGCCCGGTAACGCAACGACGACCTTGCCAGTGCTGGCCTACAAAACGGTCTATACGGATCAGGCATACGGGCTCGCAAACGCGATCTCCGTCGTCATGTTCCTGTTCCTGTTGGCGTCGGCAATCATCTACTTCAAACTCTTCAACCCGAGCGAAGAGGTGGAGACAACCACATGA
- a CDS encoding amidase translates to MVTRVTDRTAAGIARAIRDGDYSATEVVESTLERIHDRNDRTNAFVTVTDELAREMAADADHAIDEGEPLGPLHGVPVAIKDLDDVEGIRTTSGSLLFEDRVAESDSPFVARLREAGAIVVGKTNTPEFGLGVTTDNRVAGPTGTPFDPDRVSGGSSGGAGAALGDRLVPLAPGSDAGGSVRVPASFCGVYGLKPTQGVIPNVSRPNAFASHTPFSTNGPLARTVEDAALSLDVMAGAHPRDPFSIPKGGEYRDAVDRPIDDLKIAYSPDMGIYPVAPEVRDALEDAVSALERVGATVDAVDPDLGHSNEEILDAYYTMATVRWGSLLENLEDEGFDPLGEDRDRLRPYLVELIMEADEPTTREYKRADVVRTHVLDGLIDLFGEYDLLATATCGTTPFPHGEEPEEIDGVEIEPYRGWVLTQPFNLTGQPAASVPAGVVDGLPVGMQLAGPRHADDDVLAASAALERRRPWHDAYPA, encoded by the coding sequence ATGGTAACACGGGTCACAGACAGAACCGCCGCCGGGATCGCGCGAGCGATCCGAGACGGCGACTACTCGGCCACGGAGGTCGTCGAGTCCACCCTCGAGCGCATCCACGATCGAAACGACCGGACGAACGCGTTCGTCACCGTCACGGACGAGTTGGCCCGCGAGATGGCCGCCGACGCCGACCACGCGATCGACGAGGGCGAGCCGCTCGGGCCGCTCCACGGGGTTCCCGTCGCGATCAAGGACTTAGACGACGTCGAGGGGATCCGAACGACCTCGGGATCGCTGCTCTTCGAGGACCGCGTCGCCGAGTCGGATTCGCCGTTCGTCGCCCGGCTCAGGGAAGCGGGCGCGATCGTGGTCGGGAAGACGAACACACCCGAGTTCGGGCTCGGGGTGACGACCGACAACCGCGTCGCCGGGCCGACGGGGACCCCGTTCGATCCCGACCGCGTCTCGGGGGGCTCCTCCGGCGGAGCCGGGGCGGCGCTCGGCGATCGGCTCGTGCCGCTGGCACCCGGCTCCGACGCCGGCGGCTCGGTCCGGGTTCCGGCGAGCTTCTGCGGCGTGTACGGACTCAAGCCGACGCAGGGAGTGATCCCGAACGTCAGCCGGCCCAACGCGTTCGCCAGTCACACCCCGTTTTCGACGAACGGACCGCTGGCCCGGACGGTCGAAGACGCGGCGCTGTCGCTGGACGTGATGGCGGGGGCGCACCCGCGCGATCCGTTCTCGATCCCGAAGGGTGGCGAATACCGCGACGCGGTCGACCGGCCGATCGACGACCTGAAAATCGCCTACAGCCCCGATATGGGGATCTATCCCGTCGCCCCCGAGGTCCGCGACGCGCTCGAGGACGCCGTCTCGGCGCTCGAGCGCGTCGGCGCGACCGTCGACGCGGTCGATCCCGACCTCGGACACAGTAACGAGGAGATCCTCGATGCCTACTACACGATGGCGACCGTGCGGTGGGGGTCGCTGCTCGAGAACTTGGAGGACGAGGGCTTCGATCCGCTCGGCGAGGACCGCGACCGCCTCCGGCCGTATCTCGTGGAGCTCATCATGGAGGCCGACGAGCCGACCACGCGGGAGTACAAGCGCGCGGACGTCGTTCGGACGCACGTCCTCGACGGACTGATCGACCTCTTCGGGGAGTACGACCTCCTTGCGACGGCCACCTGCGGGACGACGCCGTTCCCCCACGGAGAGGAGCCCGAGGAGATCGACGGCGTCGAGATCGAACCGTACCGCGGCTGGGTGCTCACGCAGCCGTTCAACCTCACCGGGCAGCCGGCGGCCTCGGTCCCGGCTGGCGTCGTCGACGGGCTCCCCGTCGGGATGCAACTCGCGGGCCCGCGACACGCCGACGACGACGTGCTCGCGGCCAGCGCCGCCCTCGAGCGGCGGCGACCGTGGCACGACGCGTACCCGGCGTAA
- a CDS encoding SDR family NAD(P)-dependent oxidoreductase, translating to MDFGIQNRTAVVTGGAGRIGSADCRTLAEEGANVVVLDVDADGAREVADEIDETADAGEAMALECDLTDRGDVADSMDEVRDAFGGVDILVNNAAMVDARSRLADYDDDVWNRDVEINLTGTYNISAEVFPEMCDRGWGRVVNMSSMAGWYGGFGQISYSATKAAMIGVGRTMALEGAQSGVTSNVIAPNIVVGPWSEMSPDELRENVDEYYARIAEATPMRHLGTEEDVANMVAYLCSEQASYVTGQIVGVTGGIDLFSF from the coding sequence ATGGACTTTGGTATCCAGAACCGGACCGCCGTCGTCACCGGCGGGGCCGGCCGCATCGGAAGTGCCGACTGTCGAACGCTTGCCGAGGAGGGCGCGAACGTCGTCGTCCTCGACGTCGACGCCGACGGCGCGCGGGAAGTCGCTGACGAGATCGACGAGACGGCCGACGCCGGCGAGGCGATGGCCCTCGAGTGCGATCTGACCGACCGGGGGGACGTGGCCGACTCCATGGACGAGGTCCGCGACGCCTTCGGCGGCGTCGACATCCTCGTGAACAACGCCGCGATGGTCGACGCGCGCTCGCGGCTGGCCGACTACGACGACGACGTCTGGAACCGCGACGTGGAAATCAACCTTACGGGCACATACAACATCAGCGCGGAGGTGTTCCCGGAGATGTGCGACCGCGGCTGGGGCCGCGTCGTGAACATGTCTTCGATGGCCGGCTGGTACGGCGGCTTCGGCCAGATTTCGTACTCGGCGACGAAGGCCGCCATGATCGGCGTCGGCCGGACGATGGCGCTCGAGGGGGCCCAGTCGGGCGTCACCTCGAACGTCATCGCGCCGAACATCGTCGTCGGTCCGTGGTCGGAGATGAGCCCCGACGAACTCCGCGAGAACGTCGACGAGTACTACGCCCGGATCGCCGAGGCGACGCCGATGCGCCACCTCGGGACGGAGGAGGACGTGGCCAACATGGTCGCCTACCTCTGCTCGGAGCAGGCTTCCTACGTCACGGGACAGATCGTCGGCGTCACCGGCGGGATCGACCTCTTCAGTTTCTGA
- a CDS encoding carbohydrate ABC transporter permease has translation MSQSEPPGGVFGLSYDGETRIIEALKLFSTAIIVIVGSWPIYWMAQLAFTDYETVEDAVTIFPTPDIFTLGNFSVLTDPVMYTYMFNTVVVAIGTIVTVVLVSLLAGYGLARLDFPQKENFARVLLIGYLFSPIVIGIPLYQIWQSIGLLGARFGLIIALSAISMPFAVWLMWKFIMTIPEAHEEAAWVDGASRWRGFRDVVVPQCRPAIIAAALFAFALAWNDFTFAQILLPQTDTTTFAPGILRAMGQAQFLPDAYLMAISLAMTVPPLLFAYFMQSYLLQGFQVRAL, from the coding sequence ATGAGTCAGAGCGAACCTCCGGGAGGCGTCTTCGGCCTCTCATACGACGGCGAGACCCGAATCATAGAAGCACTGAAATTATTCAGCACCGCGATCATCGTCATCGTCGGCTCGTGGCCGATCTACTGGATGGCCCAGTTGGCGTTCACGGACTACGAGACGGTTGAGGACGCTGTCACCATCTTCCCCACACCGGATATTTTCACGCTGGGGAATTTCTCGGTGTTGACGGATCCGGTGATGTACACCTACATGTTCAACACGGTCGTCGTGGCTATCGGTACGATCGTGACGGTTGTCCTCGTCTCATTGCTCGCTGGCTACGGTCTTGCGCGTCTGGACTTCCCGCAAAAGGAGAACTTCGCGCGGGTTCTCCTGATCGGGTACCTCTTTAGTCCCATCGTCATCGGGATTCCGCTCTACCAGATCTGGCAGAGCATCGGTCTCCTCGGTGCCCGTTTCGGGCTCATCATTGCCCTGTCGGCGATTTCGATGCCGTTCGCCGTGTGGCTAATGTGGAAGTTCATCATGACGATTCCAGAGGCTCACGAGGAGGCGGCGTGGGTCGACGGCGCATCGCGTTGGCGTGGCTTCCGCGATGTCGTCGTGCCGCAGTGCCGACCGGCGATCATCGCCGCGGCCCTGTTTGCCTTCGCGCTCGCGTGGAACGACTTCACGTTCGCGCAGATCCTTCTGCCCCAGACTGACACCACGACGTTCGCACCCGGTATCCTCCGGGCGATGGGGCAGGCCCAGTTCCTGCCGGATGCCTACCTGATGGCGATTTCGCTGGCCATGACCGTGCCACCGCTGCTGTTCGCCTACTTCATGCAGAGCTACCTGCTGCAGGGGTTCCAGGTCAGAGCGCTCTGA
- a CDS encoding ABC transporter ATP-binding protein, whose translation MPDIEIRNLTKVYEESGNKIIAVDDVDLTIEDGEFVTLVGPSGCGKTTTLRCVAGLNKPTSGTIKFGDRDVTDKPVQERNIALLFQDIALYPHMSVQENMAYGLKIAGFSREERMARVDEAAELLQITDQLKKMPADLSGGQQQRVALGRSLVRDPEIFLFDEPMSDLDAKLKAELRPVIEKVTDEIGCPTLYVTHDQEEAMTMSDRVAVINDGELAQVAPPKEVYDEPASQFVSQFIGQPSTQFFDGSVGSVNGTAELDVGGYEYDLARDGLEGWAGEDVRVGLRPQYIGVSDDPNAGIPATHLLDEPLGDATHSFFDTEFGEVVVVTSPDFNGNGKEYSLVFDDKYIQLFDADSGVRIS comes from the coding sequence ATGCCAGACATCGAGATCCGAAATCTGACGAAAGTGTACGAGGAATCGGGCAACAAAATCATCGCAGTCGACGACGTCGACCTCACGATCGAGGACGGCGAGTTCGTGACGCTGGTTGGCCCCTCGGGCTGTGGGAAGACCACGACGCTTCGCTGCGTCGCGGGACTGAACAAGCCGACCAGCGGCACGATCAAGTTCGGCGATCGCGATGTGACGGACAAGCCGGTCCAAGAGCGTAACATCGCGTTGCTCTTCCAGGACATCGCGTTGTACCCGCACATGAGCGTTCAGGAGAACATGGCCTACGGCCTCAAGATCGCCGGCTTCTCGAGAGAGGAGCGTATGGCTCGTGTCGACGAGGCCGCAGAGTTACTCCAGATCACGGACCAGCTCAAAAAGATGCCCGCAGACCTCTCGGGCGGTCAACAACAGCGCGTCGCGCTGGGGCGATCGCTCGTCCGCGATCCGGAGATATTCCTGTTCGACGAGCCGATGTCGGACTTGGACGCGAAACTGAAGGCCGAACTACGGCCGGTCATCGAGAAAGTGACCGACGAGATTGGCTGTCCGACCCTCTACGTCACCCACGATCAGGAGGAGGCGATGACCATGTCCGACCGCGTCGCGGTCATCAACGACGGCGAACTGGCACAGGTCGCCCCGCCGAAGGAAGTCTACGACGAACCGGCCTCGCAGTTCGTCAGCCAATTTATCGGCCAGCCATCGACGCAGTTCTTCGACGGATCGGTCGGCTCCGTCAACGGGACCGCCGAGCTCGATGTCGGTGGCTACGAGTACGATCTCGCCCGCGACGGCCTCGAAGGCTGGGCTGGCGAGGACGTCCGCGTCGGCCTCCGGCCACAGTACATCGGCGTCAGTGACGACCCCAATGCTGGTATCCCAGCAACGCACCTGCTCGACGAACCGCTCGGCGATGCGACCCACAGCTTCTTCGATACCGAGTTCGGCGAGGTCGTCGTCGTCACCAGCCCCGACTTCAATGGCAACGGCAAGGAGTACAGCCTTGTCTTCGACGACAAGTACATCCAGCTGTTCGACGCTGATTCCGGCGTCCGAATCTCCTGA
- a CDS encoding acyl-CoA dehydrogenase family protein — protein sequence MGVNTTGGVSFDTDEETELILDSIDEFVEREVEPIVEDLGDTYTNPRKGHHENGRWTDELLEAREEIRRKSAEAGFYAMNLPEDAGGDGISPVTWYRAKKHLATHGGGLERYVLAGPEGPKPLLLQAEGDQREKYLEPVVRGEKSTAFGQTEPGVGSDSPNMETTAEKSEARSASERSGAAAEKDGDEWIINGRKQWITNAPYADFIQLFARTTPQKEVGRYGGITCFIVEADEYEIGSYNNAVGAEGSQAEVILDGVRVPDDRVLGEVDEAFYAAMEFLSLGRLELGAEAVGYSEYLLEEAGEYVTEREAFGRSIGNFQQVSAKLAKGRAKTYAADAAGLKLAWKMAEGERTIMDSSVLKWFATNVLWEVADAAVQVNGANGLAEESPYMDLVHQARILRIVEGTDEIQLNTIAKSMGITD from the coding sequence ATGGGAGTAAACACCACCGGCGGCGTGAGTTTCGACACGGACGAGGAGACCGAACTGATCCTCGATAGCATCGACGAGTTCGTCGAGCGCGAGGTCGAGCCGATCGTCGAGGACCTCGGCGACACCTATACGAATCCCCGAAAGGGTCACCACGAGAACGGTCGCTGGACCGACGAGCTGCTCGAGGCCCGCGAGGAGATCCGGCGCAAATCGGCCGAGGCAGGTTTCTACGCGATGAACCTGCCCGAAGACGCGGGCGGCGACGGGATTTCGCCAGTCACCTGGTATCGAGCGAAAAAGCACCTCGCGACCCACGGCGGCGGCCTCGAGCGCTACGTCCTCGCCGGCCCCGAAGGCCCGAAGCCGCTGCTCTTACAGGCCGAGGGCGACCAGCGCGAGAAATATCTCGAGCCCGTGGTCCGCGGCGAGAAGTCGACGGCGTTCGGTCAGACCGAGCCCGGCGTCGGGTCGGATTCGCCGAACATGGAGACCACTGCCGAAAAGAGCGAGGCGCGGAGCGCCTCGGAACGGAGCGGCGCAGCCGCGGAGAAGGACGGTGACGAATGGATCATCAACGGGCGCAAGCAGTGGATCACCAACGCGCCATACGCGGACTTCATCCAGCTCTTCGCGCGGACCACGCCCCAGAAGGAGGTCGGCCGTTACGGCGGCATCACCTGCTTCATCGTCGAGGCAGACGAGTACGAGATCGGGTCGTACAACAACGCCGTCGGCGCGGAGGGGTCCCAGGCCGAAGTGATTCTGGATGGCGTGCGCGTCCCCGACGACCGCGTCCTCGGGGAGGTCGACGAGGCCTTCTACGCCGCGATGGAGTTCCTCTCGCTGGGCCGACTCGAGCTCGGCGCCGAGGCCGTGGGGTACTCGGAGTACCTACTCGAGGAGGCCGGCGAGTACGTCACCGAGCGCGAGGCGTTCGGACGATCGATCGGGAACTTCCAGCAGGTCTCCGCCAAGCTCGCGAAGGGGCGGGCGAAGACCTACGCGGCCGACGCGGCGGGGCTCAAACTCGCCTGGAAGATGGCCGAAGGCGAGCGGACGATCATGGACTCGTCGGTGCTGAAGTGGTTCGCGACGAACGTCCTCTGGGAGGTCGCCGACGCGGCCGTGCAGGTCAACGGGGCCAACGGACTGGCCGAGGAGAGCCCCTACATGGACCTGGTCCACCAGGCGCGCATCCTGCGGATCGTCGAGGGGACCGACGAGATCCAGCTGAACACGATCGCGAAGTCGATGGGGATCACGGACTGA
- a CDS encoding acyl-CoA dehydrogenase family protein: MEYHDSEKATEVAGRVEEFMDEVVIPREREALATGEEITMDEIHEMWDMAKERDLFAPQVPEEYGGQGLDFSDMLPSFEQVGRSLIGALAIRANAPQEGNMHTLEMVGTEEQKEEWLRPLVQGDIQTAFAMTEPKVGAGSDPKMLQSTAVKDGDEWVINGHKWWTSDGLGADYYLAMVRTDLDAHPYEGTSIIMVPRDADGVEVQRNIPHLGGHGITEREGGHAEVKFENVRVPVENTIGEEGEGFRIAQMRLGGGRLTHCMRYSGMAERSLDIAKAYLQEREAFGTKLEEKQALRHRIADAETRLHAARTMVRHAARELDRSDARIEVAMSKMFTANVTNDTIDLALQCCGGNGIGKDLPIAHFYENVRAFRIVDGADEVHRRSIARWAFEDVDAAEIENTLQFDEDLRIDALDE; this comes from the coding sequence ATGGAGTACCACGACTCCGAGAAAGCCACGGAGGTCGCAGGCCGCGTAGAGGAGTTCATGGACGAAGTCGTCATCCCGCGCGAGCGGGAGGCACTGGCCACGGGCGAGGAGATCACGATGGACGAGATCCACGAGATGTGGGACATGGCCAAAGAACGGGACCTGTTCGCACCGCAGGTGCCCGAAGAGTACGGCGGCCAGGGGCTCGACTTCAGCGACATGCTGCCCTCGTTCGAACAGGTCGGGCGCTCGCTGATCGGTGCGCTCGCGATCCGTGCGAACGCGCCCCAGGAGGGCAACATGCACACCCTCGAGATGGTCGGCACGGAAGAGCAGAAAGAGGAGTGGCTCCGACCGCTCGTCCAGGGCGATATCCAGACGGCGTTCGCGATGACCGAGCCCAAGGTCGGGGCCGGCTCGGACCCGAAGATGCTCCAGAGCACCGCCGTCAAGGACGGTGACGAGTGGGTCATCAACGGCCACAAGTGGTGGACGTCCGACGGCCTCGGCGCGGACTACTATCTGGCGATGGTCCGGACCGACCTCGACGCCCATCCCTACGAAGGTACCTCGATCATCATGGTACCCCGCGACGCCGACGGCGTCGAAGTCCAGCGGAACATCCCTCACCTGGGTGGCCACGGCATCACCGAACGCGAAGGTGGCCACGCCGAAGTGAAGTTCGAGAACGTCCGCGTCCCCGTCGAGAACACCATCGGCGAGGAGGGCGAAGGCTTCCGGATCGCCCAGATGCGACTCGGCGGCGGCCGACTCACCCACTGCATGCGCTACTCCGGCATGGCCGAGCGCTCGCTCGACATCGCGAAAGCCTACCTACAGGAACGCGAGGCCTTCGGCACGAAACTCGAGGAGAAACAGGCGCTTCGCCACCGCATCGCCGACGCCGAAACGCGGCTCCACGCCGCGCGAACGATGGTCCGTCACGCCGCACGCGAGCTCGACCGCAGCGACGCCCGTATCGAGGTCGCGATGTCGAAGATGTTCACCGCGAACGTCACCAACGACACCATCGACCTCGCCTTGCAGTGTTGTGGCGGTAACGGGATCGGCAAGGACCTGCCGATCGCCCACTTCTACGAGAACGTCCGCGCCTTCCGCATCGTCGACGGGGCCGACGAGGTCCACCGGCGTTCGATCGCTCGCTGGGCCTTCGAAGATGTCGACGCGGCCGAGATCGAGAACACCCTCCAGTTCGACGAGGACCTGCGAATCGACGCGCTCGACGAGTAA